AGGCTGGGCGCATTGGCCGCCAGGATCGCGCCCAGCAGCACGATGGCCCAGCCCAGATAGATCCAGATCAGGAAGATCGGCACGGTGGCAAAGGCGCCATAGAGGGTCGAGTAGGTCGGCACCTGCTTGACGTACCAGGCCAGGCCGCTCTTGGCGAGCGCGAAGGCGATGGCGACGAAGGCGCCGCCCATCAAGGCATGGCGCCAGCGCACATGGGTGTTGGGCACGTAGTGGAACAGGCCGGCCATGGCGGCGCCCAGCACCAGCATGTCCACGCTGTTGAGCAGCACGCTGAGGCTGCGCGGCAGATTGCTCACCAGGCCCTGGCCGGCCGAGATCGCGTAGCTGGTGAGCGTGAGGCTGGCACCCAGCAGCAAGGGCCCCAGCGTCAGCGCGGCCCAGTAGACCAACACCCGCTGCGCGATCGGGCGCGGGCGCTGCACGCGCCAGATCGCGTTGAGCGTGCGATCGATGGTGAGCATCAGCATCAGCGCGGTGAAGCCCAGCACCACCAAGCCCACCGTGCCCACCCGGTTGGCCTTGCTGGCGAACTGCGTCAGCGCCGCCAGCACGGGCTTGGCGATATTGGGCGGGATCAGGCTCTTCAGAAAATACTGCTCCAGCGCCGACTGGAAGGACGAGAACATCGGGAAGGCGGTGAACAGCGCCAGCATCACCGTCAGCAGCGGCACCAGCGAGATCAGCGTGGTGAAGGTGAGGCTACCGGCGGTGAGGCCCAGGCGCTCCTGCTTGAAGCGCTCGCGGAAGGTCAAGAGGGTCTGCCACCAGGGCCAGGCGAGCAGCTCGGTGATGAATGCGGACAGCAGCGCGATCGGGTTGCGGACGGGGACGCCGCTGGCGGCGCGCGGGGCTTTTGTTGTGGTCATGCTGGCTATGATGCCAAACATGTCAACAGTCCCCCCTCAGTCACCCGCCCTGCGCAGCCAACCGCGGCCGCAGGAAGCGCGCTCGCGCAACCTCGCCCTGGCCTGCGTGGCCGCGCTGTTCCTGCTCTGCCTGGCCTGGGAGCTGTGGCTGGCGCCCACCGGCCGCGGCACCTTGGCCC
This portion of the Paucibacter sediminis genome encodes:
- a CDS encoding YihY family inner membrane protein → MTTTKAPRAASGVPVRNPIALLSAFITELLAWPWWQTLLTFRERFKQERLGLTAGSLTFTTLISLVPLLTVMLALFTAFPMFSSFQSALEQYFLKSLIPPNIAKPVLAALTQFASKANRVGTVGLVVLGFTALMLMLTIDRTLNAIWRVQRPRPIAQRVLVYWAALTLGPLLLGASLTLTSYAISAGQGLVSNLPRSLSVLLNSVDMLVLGAAMAGLFHYVPNTHVRWRHALMGGAFVAIAFALAKSGLAWYVKQVPTYSTLYGAFATVPIFLIWIYLGWAIVLLGAILAANAPSLSTRMRRRTEAPGLAFELALESLRELLRARDTGAGGLHGLQLAEALRVDPLQLEPVIDSLLDLNWVGRLEEAGAQRLVLLCAPAEVAAAPLIQALLAERSESLAALWGRSDWERLSLAELLG